In Kazachstania africana CBS 2517 chromosome 4, complete genome, the following are encoded in one genomic region:
- the SUR2 gene encoding sphingosine hydroxylase (similar to Saccharomyces cerevisiae SUR2 (YDR297W); ancestral locus Anc_5.314): protein MVNETVSSVVNSTIADYTEFFSAAAEPQIVLSAKPSLVQGIPDGILALIAPVVAYWTFSMFFHTLDTFNLAETYRIHPSEEVKARNLASRFDVLCEVILQHIIQSVVGYGFYRFDGISQTGYESNQIWNIKKYLIVNLHLNQYLSLEIIDTLVNYAYNYGISAFKIAIGFVIIDTWQYWLHRLMHLNKTLYKKYHSVHHELYVPYAYGALFNAPLEGFLLDTLGTGIAAILTGLSQREQIILYTFATMKTVDDHCGYDLPFDPFQMIFPNNSVYHDIHHQTWGLKSNFAQPFFVFWDNVCSTKFAPMDSELKGVKRINIHQYKKFLQNRENERVEKLKKFKESMDVSNEEDKKIDETKKKDM from the coding sequence ATGGTTAATGAAACCGTAAGTTCAGTAGTGAATAGTACTATTGCTGACTATACTGAGTTTTTCTCCGCCGCTGCTGAACCACAAATCGTTCTATCCGCTAAACCTTCTTTGGTCCAAGGTATTCCTGATGGTATCTTGGCATTGATCGCTCCAGTAGTAGCCTACTGGACCTTCTCCATGTTCTTCCACACTTTGGATACTTTCAACTTAGCTGAAACTTATAGAATTCATCCAAGTGAAGAAGTCAAGGCAAGAAATTTAGCAAGTAGATTCGACGTACTATGTGAAGTCATCTTACAGCATATCATCCAATCCGTCGTGGGTTATGGTTTCTACCGTTTCGATGGTATTTCACAAACTGGTTACGAATCTAATCAAATCTGGAACATTAAGAAGTATCTAATCGTTAATCTACATTTGAATCAGTATTTAAGTCTCGAAATAATCGACACACTAGTGAATTATGCTTACAATTATGGTATCTCAGCCTTTAAAATCGCTATTGGCTTCGTTATCATCGACACTTGGCAATACTGGTTACACAGATTAATGCATCTAAACAAAACTCTTTACAAGAAATACCATTCCGTCCATCACGAATTGTACGTTCCTTACGCCTACGGTGCCCTTTTCAATGCCCCATTGGAAGGTTTCTTACTGGACACTCTAGGAACCGGTATTGCTGCTATTCTAACCGGTTTAAGTCAAAGAGAACAAATCATTTTATACACTTTTGCAACAATGAAAACCGTCGACGATCACTGTGGTTACGATCTTCCATTCGATCCTTTCCAAATGATCTTCCCAAACAACTCTGTCTATCATGATATCCATCACCAAACTTGGGGTTTGAAATCAAACTTTGCTCAACCTTTCTTCGTCTTCTGGGATAACGTCTGCAGCACCAAGTTTGCTCCAATGGATTCCGAATTGAAAGGTGTCAAGAGAATTAACATCCATCAATACAAGAAGTTCTTGCAAAACagagaaaatgaaagagtcgagaaattaaagaaattcaagGAATCAATGGACGTCTCcaatgaagaagacaagaaaattgatgaaactAAGAAGAAGGATATGTGA